Proteins found in one Fulvitalea axinellae genomic segment:
- the lysA gene encoding diaminopimelate decarboxylase, with translation MELNNNVYTIQGLKLTDIAEQFGTPVYVYDADKIAGQVQKLKDGFKGLNVKLKYAAKALTNLSILKLIRKQGCGLDVVSIQEAHLGIRAGFKPSEILFTPNSVAFSEIREAVELGLQINIDNISILEQFGNEYGGTKSCCIRLNPHIMAGGNNKISTGHIDSKFGISVYQMRHIERIVKACNMRINGLHVHTGSDILDPEVFLRGAEIIFESATHFPDLEFIDFGSGFKVAYKDDDITTDLQELGKKLGSAFKAFCKEYGRKLELWFEPGKFIVSESGYFLVRANTLKTTPATVFVGVDSGQNHLIRPMMYGAHHEIVNVSNTSGTKRVYTIVGYICETDTFGWDRQMHEVREGDILAIKNAGAYGFSMASNYNSRLRPAEVMVYKGEAKLIRQRETLDDLLRNQVEIEL, from the coding sequence ATGGAACTGAACAACAACGTTTACACGATCCAGGGCTTGAAGCTTACGGATATCGCCGAGCAGTTCGGCACCCCCGTTTACGTGTATGACGCGGACAAGATTGCCGGACAAGTACAAAAGCTTAAGGACGGCTTCAAGGGCCTGAACGTTAAGCTGAAGTACGCTGCCAAGGCCTTGACGAACCTTTCCATCCTGAAACTCATACGAAAACAGGGCTGCGGCCTGGACGTGGTTTCGATTCAGGAAGCGCATCTGGGTATTAGAGCCGGTTTCAAGCCTTCCGAAATCCTGTTTACACCAAATTCGGTGGCGTTTTCCGAAATCAGGGAAGCCGTAGAACTGGGATTGCAGATCAATATCGACAATATTTCGATTTTGGAGCAGTTCGGGAACGAGTACGGGGGAACGAAGTCTTGCTGTATCCGTCTGAATCCGCACATTATGGCGGGCGGTAACAACAAGATTTCTACCGGGCATATTGACTCGAAATTTGGAATTTCGGTTTACCAGATGCGCCATATCGAGCGAATCGTTAAGGCGTGTAACATGCGCATTAACGGCCTGCACGTACACACTGGTTCAGATATTCTGGATCCGGAAGTGTTCTTGCGCGGCGCTGAGATTATTTTCGAATCGGCTACTCATTTCCCTGATCTTGAGTTTATCGATTTCGGTAGCGGCTTCAAGGTAGCCTATAAGGACGACGACATTACGACCGACCTTCAAGAGCTGGGCAAGAAGTTGGGTTCTGCTTTTAAGGCGTTCTGCAAGGAATACGGGCGTAAGCTGGAGCTTTGGTTTGAGCCGGGCAAATTTATCGTAAGCGAGTCCGGGTATTTCTTGGTAAGGGCGAATACGCTCAAAACTACGCCGGCTACCGTATTTGTTGGAGTGGATTCGGGGCAAAACCACCTTATCCGCCCAATGATGTACGGTGCCCACCACGAAATCGTAAACGTGTCGAATACTTCGGGAACCAAGCGCGTGTATACCATAGTGGGGTATATTTGCGAAACGGATACGTTTGGTTGGGACAGGCAAATGCACGAAGTGCGCGAAGGCGATATTTTGGCTATTAAGAACGCCGGAGCGTATGGCTTCAGCATGGCTTCGAACTACAACTCGCGTTTGCGTCCGGCCGAGGTAATGGTATACAAAGGCGAGGCTAAGCTTATCCGCCAGCGTGAAACCCTTGACGATCTTTTGAGAAACCAAGTGGAAATCGAACTGTAG
- a CDS encoding ammonium transporter, whose protein sequence is MESISFLGHMALSLASTSLPTEAAGTASEIVENSGVLALTINNVWMMIAIAMVFVMHLGFACVEAGFTQAKNTVNILFKNTITPAVGILSYAVVGFMIMYPSEWIMEGIFGFGVGLQAPESNGSLNLAYNEGYTYWTDFLFQAMFAATTATIVSGAVAERIKLTSYMIFTAIYVSFIYPIIGSWHWGGGFLAELGFYDFAGSTLVHAVGGWGALAGVIVLGPRMGKYTEGKVKDFAGASVPLTVIGVFLLWFGWFGFNGGSVLSANPASTSLVLVTTSLAAAAGAIGAFAATSFMLHKLDLGMVLNGILAGLVGITAGADLMNPYEAIVIGLFAGVAVVAAAIFIDRKLKLDDCVGAISVHLVGGIIGTLAVGLLGDKAGLSQLLVQLTGTGVVAVAAFGSSFAIFKVMDALRGIRVSPEHEKVGLDSHEHGMRGYTIVFDE, encoded by the coding sequence ATGGAATCCATCTCCTTTCTCGGGCACATGGCCCTCAGTCTAGCCTCAACCAGTCTTCCGACAGAAGCGGCCGGAACCGCCTCGGAAATTGTAGAAAACTCAGGAGTACTTGCACTGACAATCAACAATGTTTGGATGATGATTGCCATAGCAATGGTCTTTGTCATGCACCTCGGATTCGCTTGTGTGGAAGCGGGTTTCACCCAAGCCAAAAACACGGTTAACATCCTATTTAAGAACACTATAACCCCTGCTGTTGGTATCCTCAGCTATGCGGTTGTAGGCTTCATGATCATGTATCCTTCGGAGTGGATTATGGAGGGGATTTTCGGATTTGGCGTAGGTTTACAAGCCCCGGAGAGCAACGGCTCTTTGAACTTAGCTTATAACGAGGGTTACACCTACTGGACAGACTTCTTGTTCCAGGCCATGTTCGCTGCCACTACGGCCACCATCGTTTCGGGCGCTGTAGCCGAAAGGATCAAACTAACCTCATATATGATATTCACCGCCATCTACGTGAGTTTTATCTATCCGATTATCGGTTCATGGCACTGGGGAGGCGGTTTTCTCGCCGAATTGGGATTCTATGACTTCGCCGGATCCACGCTCGTTCACGCCGTTGGCGGTTGGGGCGCATTGGCCGGCGTAATCGTCCTCGGGCCCCGGATGGGCAAATACACCGAAGGAAAAGTAAAAGACTTCGCCGGCGCTTCGGTTCCATTGACAGTAATCGGCGTGTTCCTCCTTTGGTTCGGATGGTTCGGATTCAACGGCGGCAGCGTACTCTCGGCTAATCCCGCCAGCACTTCGCTTGTTCTCGTTACTACATCATTGGCGGCCGCGGCCGGAGCTATCGGAGCCTTCGCAGCCACTTCTTTCATGTTGCACAAGCTTGACTTGGGCATGGTATTGAACGGAATCTTGGCCGGACTCGTAGGTATCACAGCCGGAGCCGACTTGATGAATCCTTACGAAGCTATCGTTATCGGATTATTCGCTGGCGTAGCTGTTGTAGCCGCCGCTATCTTCATCGACCGCAAGCTGAAACTTGACGACTGCGTGGGCGCCATCTCGGTACACTTGGTGGGCGGTATTATCGGAACATTGGCCGTAGGCCTCTTGGGCGACAAAGCCGGACTTTCCCAGCTTCTCGTTCAGCTTACCGGCACAGGCGTTGTCGCTGTAGCCGCTTTCGGTTCCTCATTCGCCATCTTCAAAGTTATGGACGCTCTCCGCGGTATCCGCGTATCTCCGGAACACGAAAAAGTGGGACTCGACAGCCACGAGCACGGAATGAGGGGTTACACCATCGTATTCGACGAATAA
- a CDS encoding glutamate synthase subunit beta, with protein MGKPTGFLEFDRQLPGKVDPLTRVQNYKEFYLEFSDENINNQAARCMDCGVPFCHSGCPLGNIIPEFNEAVYQKNWEEAAEILLSTNNFPEFTGRICPAPCESACVLGINQPPVTIENIEKTIIEKAFSNGLVTPQPPKSRTGKKVAVVGSGPAGLAAAAQLNKAGHSVTVFERDDRVGGLLRYGIPDFKLGKWVIDRRTKVMEEEGIVFKTSVNVGVDFTVEQLHDEFDAVALCGGSTIPRDLPIPGREAEGIHFAMDFLKQQNKKVAGDDVPDQIRATEKHVIVIGGGDTGADCVGTSNRHGATTITQLELMPKPPAQRAESTPWPMWPMMLRTSTSHEEGCDRKWAVLTKEFTKGENGEVTGLKIAEVRWDTPKDGGRPTFVEVEGTEKVLKCDLALLAIGFVHPQKEGLVEDLGVSLDGRGNVATATSSYQTDVPGVFAAGDMRRGQSLVVWAMSEGRECAKEMDEYLTGKESVLEQKNESVIAV; from the coding sequence ATGGGAAAGCCGACGGGATTCTTAGAATTTGATCGTCAGTTGCCAGGCAAGGTTGATCCGCTCACCCGAGTGCAGAATTATAAAGAGTTTTATCTCGAATTTTCAGACGAGAACATTAATAATCAGGCAGCCCGCTGTATGGACTGCGGTGTGCCGTTTTGCCATAGCGGCTGTCCTCTGGGAAATATTATCCCGGAATTTAACGAGGCCGTTTATCAGAAAAACTGGGAAGAGGCCGCGGAGATTTTGCTCTCCACAAACAACTTCCCCGAATTTACCGGACGTATTTGCCCGGCTCCTTGCGAGTCGGCCTGCGTGTTGGGAATTAACCAGCCTCCGGTAACAATCGAGAATATCGAGAAAACGATTATCGAGAAAGCCTTTTCGAACGGATTGGTGACTCCTCAGCCTCCGAAAAGCCGGACCGGGAAAAAAGTGGCCGTTGTAGGCTCTGGCCCTGCGGGACTCGCCGCGGCCGCGCAGCTCAACAAAGCCGGTCATTCGGTGACGGTATTCGAACGTGACGACCGCGTAGGCGGATTGTTGCGCTACGGTATTCCGGATTTCAAACTCGGAAAATGGGTAATCGATCGCCGTACGAAGGTGATGGAAGAGGAAGGCATCGTGTTCAAAACCAGCGTAAACGTTGGTGTTGACTTCACTGTAGAGCAACTCCACGACGAATTTGACGCCGTGGCGCTTTGCGGAGGATCCACTATTCCGCGTGACTTGCCGATTCCGGGCCGTGAGGCCGAAGGAATTCATTTTGCGATGGACTTCCTTAAGCAACAGAATAAGAAGGTGGCGGGTGACGATGTGCCGGACCAAATCCGGGCAACGGAGAAGCACGTAATCGTAATCGGTGGTGGCGATACTGGCGCCGACTGTGTGGGAACGTCAAACCGCCACGGCGCGACGACTATCACGCAATTGGAGCTTATGCCGAAGCCTCCGGCCCAGAGAGCCGAATCAACTCCTTGGCCGATGTGGCCGATGATGTTGCGGACCTCCACTTCGCATGAGGAAGGTTGCGACCGTAAGTGGGCTGTTTTGACCAAGGAATTTACCAAAGGTGAAAACGGCGAGGTTACGGGTCTCAAGATTGCCGAAGTCCGCTGGGATACGCCAAAAGACGGCGGGCGCCCGACATTCGTGGAGGTGGAAGGCACGGAAAAAGTACTGAAGTGCGATTTGGCTTTGTTGGCCATCGGTTTCGTGCATCCTCAGAAAGAAGGCTTGGTGGAAGATCTTGGCGTAAGCCTTGACGGCCGTGGAAATGTAGCCACCGCCACTAGCTCTTACCAGACCGACGTTCCCGGTGTTTTCGCCGCCGGCGATATGCGCCGTGGCCAGTCTTTGGTCGTTTGGGCGATGTCCGAAGGCCGGGAATGCGCCAAGGAAATGGACGAGTACCTGACTGGCAAAGAGTCGGTGCTTGAGCAGAAAAACGAATCAGTTATCGCTGTATAA
- the gltB gene encoding glutamate synthase large subunit: MREELTRSLYTPSLEHDACGIGFVANLKNRPSSRTITDALLMLTNMEHRGGCGCDPQSGDGAGILFQLPYTFFESYAKGAGFELPEPGKYGAGMIFFPSDDEARKDCKKVLETKAKYLGFEVLGYRTVPTDNSCLGEAPLASEPVIEQMFVSHAGAEDSDALERKLYVLRQAASHTINKEYQHEDFYVASFSCRVITYKGQLTTHQVQPYYKDLSNEAVQSAFAMVHSRFSTNTFPKWKLAQPFRFIAHNGEINTIRGNVNWMRSNETLLESTLFTREEIEMLKPVCDPANSDSANLDSMIELLMLGGRPLPHVMMMLVPEAWQEHEQMDPVRKAFYQFHASIMEPWDGPASICFTDGTRVGATLDRNGLRPSRYCVTDDDRVIMASEAGALPVDQSTIISKGRLQPGRMFVVDLEKGRIVSDEEIKDEICNSKPYHEWLAANEVPLRDIPKPLKPTYQADVESLLERQLAFGFTSEDQKTILGPMVEQGKEPLGSMGADTPLAILSRKSRHLSDYFKQLFAQVSNPPIDPLRERLVMSLNTGLGPTFNILSETPQHCKQIGLDQPVLTNVQLDKIRCVKHTNFRTKVIDILFDADGKEGRMEEAIDAICQAADEAIVNEGQNILLLSDRNITEGKAAIPSLLAVGAIHHHLVNSGTRVRVSLVVEAGDVRETHHFATLIGYGATAVNPYMAFETLHDMSRKGLLSKTYTEKELNKSYIKSIGLGLLKIFSKMGISTLQSYHGAQIFEALGVSSKVVDKCFAGTVSRIEGLDFDGIAKEVLARHNYAFNDEAGRKKLDTGGLYQWKRRGEAHLFNPETISLLQRSTRENNYSVYKEYASKINDQSKRNITLRSLLDFKKRESIPLEEVEPKESIFKRFATGAMSFGSISYEAHSTLAVAMNRIGGKSNSGEGGEDEVRFERKENGDWERSAIKQVASGRFGVTSHYLSNAEELQIKVAQGAKPGEGGQLPGHKVDDWIGRVRNSTPGVGLISPPPHHDIYSIEDLAQLIYDLKNANRKARINVKLVSEAGVGTVAAGVAKAKADAILISGYDGGTGASPLSSIMHAGLPWELGLAEAHQTLVKNKLRNRIVLQTDGQIRTGRDLAVAALLGAEEWGVSTAALVVEGCIMMRKCHLNTCPVGVATQRKELRKLFSGDPDHVVNMFSFLAEELREVMAELGFRTVDEMVGKAGDVLKVTDELDHWKLKSLDLSPVLYKEESDEPVYNTVEQAHDIYEILDRKMIEAVQPALEKGEAVKASFDIVNTNRSVGAMLSNEVSKAFGSAGLPDGTIKLDIKGSAGQSFGVFGAKGIEIDLEGEANDYFAKGLSGARIIVRPDDSSMFRARENIIVGNVALYGATSGEVFIRGRAGERFCVRNSGATAVVEGVGDHGCEYMTGGTAVVLGATGRNFAAGMSGGVAYVYDKENKLAENCNMELVNFDPMEDEDIERVNDLITHHAQLTGSGTAKRIIRQWEMALPYFKKVMPTDYKAVLLKRKAALQEKPQGEEAVA, from the coding sequence ATGAGAGAAGAATTGACTCGATCGCTGTACACCCCGTCGTTGGAGCATGACGCTTGCGGGATCGGTTTTGTCGCGAACCTGAAAAACAGGCCCTCTTCGCGGACCATCACCGACGCGCTCTTGATGTTGACCAACATGGAGCACAGGGGCGGGTGTGGTTGCGACCCGCAGTCTGGAGACGGAGCGGGGATTTTGTTCCAGTTGCCATACACGTTTTTTGAATCTTACGCCAAAGGGGCGGGTTTTGAATTGCCGGAGCCGGGTAAATACGGTGCCGGAATGATCTTTTTCCCTAGTGACGACGAAGCCCGAAAAGATTGCAAGAAGGTGTTGGAGACCAAAGCCAAGTATTTAGGCTTTGAAGTTTTAGGCTACCGGACGGTACCCACGGACAACTCCTGCTTGGGTGAAGCTCCGCTTGCGTCGGAGCCCGTTATAGAACAGATGTTCGTGTCGCATGCCGGCGCTGAAGACTCTGACGCCTTAGAGCGCAAGCTTTACGTGTTGCGCCAAGCGGCCTCGCATACCATTAATAAGGAATATCAGCACGAAGACTTTTACGTTGCCTCTTTCTCTTGCCGAGTGATAACTTACAAGGGGCAACTTACCACGCACCAAGTACAGCCTTATTATAAGGACTTGTCGAACGAGGCCGTACAGTCGGCTTTCGCTATGGTGCACTCGCGTTTTTCCACTAACACTTTCCCGAAGTGGAAACTCGCCCAGCCTTTCCGTTTTATCGCGCACAATGGAGAGATCAACACTATTCGCGGAAACGTGAACTGGATGAGATCCAACGAGACTTTGTTGGAATCGACGCTGTTCACCCGCGAGGAGATTGAGATGCTCAAGCCGGTTTGCGATCCGGCCAATTCAGATTCGGCCAACCTCGACAGCATGATCGAGCTTTTGATGCTCGGAGGCAGACCTTTGCCGCATGTTATGATGATGTTGGTGCCGGAAGCTTGGCAGGAGCATGAGCAGATGGATCCGGTTCGTAAGGCTTTCTATCAGTTCCATGCCTCGATTATGGAGCCTTGGGACGGCCCGGCCTCGATCTGTTTTACGGACGGAACCCGTGTGGGCGCTACGCTCGACCGTAACGGACTCCGCCCGTCGCGCTACTGCGTAACTGATGACGACCGTGTGATTATGGCTTCCGAAGCCGGAGCATTACCGGTTGATCAGTCAACGATTATCAGCAAAGGCCGTCTCCAGCCCGGACGTATGTTCGTGGTGGATTTGGAGAAAGGCCGTATCGTAAGCGACGAGGAAATCAAGGATGAGATTTGCAACAGCAAACCTTACCACGAGTGGCTCGCCGCCAACGAAGTGCCGCTTCGCGATATTCCGAAACCTCTGAAGCCTACTTATCAGGCCGACGTAGAAAGCCTGTTGGAGCGTCAGCTCGCTTTCGGGTTCACTTCCGAAGACCAGAAGACGATTTTGGGACCGATGGTGGAGCAGGGCAAAGAACCGTTGGGATCTATGGGCGCCGATACGCCTTTGGCCATCCTTTCCCGCAAAAGCCGTCACCTTTCGGATTATTTCAAGCAGTTGTTCGCCCAGGTAAGTAACCCGCCGATTGATCCGTTGCGCGAGCGATTGGTGATGTCGCTGAACACTGGCCTTGGCCCTACATTTAATATACTGTCTGAAACGCCTCAGCACTGTAAGCAAATCGGACTCGACCAGCCAGTGTTGACAAACGTTCAGCTCGACAAGATCCGTTGCGTGAAGCACACCAACTTCCGCACGAAAGTGATCGATATCCTTTTCGACGCCGACGGCAAAGAAGGCCGTATGGAAGAGGCGATTGACGCCATCTGCCAAGCAGCCGACGAAGCGATCGTGAACGAAGGACAAAACATCCTGCTTCTTTCCGATAGAAATATCACCGAAGGAAAAGCTGCGATTCCGTCGTTGTTGGCCGTGGGCGCTATTCACCACCACTTGGTGAATTCCGGAACACGTGTTCGCGTAAGCTTGGTGGTAGAAGCCGGTGACGTTCGCGAAACGCACCACTTCGCTACCCTGATCGGTTACGGAGCCACTGCCGTAAACCCGTATATGGCTTTCGAGACTTTGCACGATATGAGTCGCAAAGGCTTGCTGAGCAAGACTTATACGGAAAAAGAACTCAACAAGAGTTATATCAAGTCCATCGGATTGGGCTTGCTGAAAATATTCTCGAAAATGGGTATCTCGACTTTGCAGTCGTACCACGGAGCCCAGATTTTCGAAGCCTTGGGCGTAAGCTCCAAGGTAGTGGACAAGTGTTTTGCCGGAACGGTAAGCCGTATCGAAGGCTTGGATTTCGACGGAATCGCCAAGGAAGTTTTGGCCCGTCACAATTACGCTTTCAATGACGAAGCCGGCCGTAAGAAGCTGGATACCGGCGGTCTTTACCAATGGAAACGCCGTGGCGAGGCTCATTTGTTCAACCCTGAGACGATTTCGTTGTTGCAACGTTCGACAAGGGAAAACAACTACTCTGTATATAAGGAGTACGCCTCAAAAATCAACGACCAGTCGAAGCGCAATATCACGCTCCGTAGTTTGTTGGATTTCAAGAAAAGGGAATCTATTCCTTTGGAAGAAGTTGAGCCTAAAGAGTCGATCTTCAAAAGATTCGCCACAGGAGCGATGTCTTTCGGGTCGATTTCTTACGAAGCGCACAGCACATTGGCCGTTGCCATGAACCGCATCGGCGGTAAGAGTAACAGTGGCGAAGGTGGCGAAGACGAAGTACGTTTCGAACGCAAGGAAAACGGCGATTGGGAACGCTCGGCCATCAAGCAGGTCGCTTCCGGACGTTTTGGCGTAACCAGCCATTACCTTTCCAACGCGGAGGAACTGCAGATCAAAGTAGCCCAAGGCGCCAAGCCGGGCGAAGGCGGTCAGCTTCCGGGCCACAAAGTGGATGACTGGATCGGACGTGTGCGTAACTCTACTCCGGGCGTGGGACTTATCTCCCCTCCTCCTCACCATGACATCTATTCTATCGAGGACCTGGCCCAGCTGATTTATGATTTGAAAAACGCCAACCGCAAGGCGCGTATCAACGTCAAGCTCGTTTCCGAGGCTGGCGTAGGTACAGTGGCCGCCGGAGTGGCCAAAGCCAAAGCCGACGCCATCCTGATTTCGGGATACGACGGCGGAACGGGCGCTTCTCCCCTTAGCTCGATTATGCACGCTGGCTTGCCGTGGGAACTCGGCTTGGCCGAAGCGCACCAGACATTGGTGAAAAATAAACTGCGTAACCGCATCGTGCTCCAGACCGACGGCCAGATCCGTACAGGACGCGACTTGGCGGTAGCGGCGCTTCTCGGTGCCGAAGAATGGGGCGTATCTACGGCCGCTTTGGTTGTGGAAGGCTGTATCATGATGAGAAAATGTCATCTGAACACTTGCCCGGTGGGTGTTGCCACCCAGCGCAAAGAGCTCCGCAAACTCTTCAGCGGAGATCCGGACCACGTAGTGAACATGTTCTCTTTCTTGGCCGAAGAACTCAGGGAAGTTATGGCCGAGCTCGGTTTCCGCACTGTTGACGAAATGGTGGGCAAAGCCGGTGACGTGCTTAAAGTAACGGACGAGCTTGACCACTGGAAGCTGAAGTCGCTTGATCTCTCCCCTGTTCTTTACAAAGAAGAGTCAGACGAACCTGTATATAACACTGTCGAGCAAGCGCACGACATTTACGAAATCCTCGACCGCAAGATGATCGAGGCCGTACAGCCGGCTTTGGAAAAAGGCGAAGCTGTAAAAGCCTCTTTCGATATCGTCAACACTAACCGCTCGGTTGGTGCGATGCTCTCGAACGAAGTGTCGAAAGCTTTCGGTTCGGCCGGATTGCCGGACGGGACTATCAAGCTCGATATTAAAGGATCGGCCGGTCAGAGTTTCGGGGTGTTCGGAGCCAAAGGAATCGAAATCGACCTTGAGGGCGAAGCGAACGACTACTTTGCGAAAGGCCTCTCGGGAGCCCGCATAATTGTCCGTCCGGACGATTCGTCGATGTTCCGCGCCCGCGAGAATATAATCGTAGGTAACGTAGCCCTTTACGGAGCCACTTCCGGCGAAGTGTTTATCCGTGGACGTGCCGGCGAGCGTTTCTGCGTGCGTAACTCAGGAGCCACGGCGGTAGTTGAGGGCGTGGGCGACCACGGTTGCGAGTACATGACCGGCGGAACGGCCGTAGTGCTTGGCGCTACGGGCAGAAACTTTGCTGCGGGTATGAGCGGCGGCGTGGCTTACGTGTACGACAAGGAGAACAAGCTGGCCGAGAACTGCAACATGGAGCTCGTGAACTTCGACCCGATGGAGGACGAGGATATCGAACGGGTAAATGACTTGATCACCCACCACGCCCAGTTGACTGGCAGCGGAACGGCCAAGCGCATTATCCGTCAGTGGGAAATGGCCTTGCCTTACTTCAAGAAGGTAATGCCGACCGACTACAAGGCGGTCTTGCTCAAGCGCAAGGCGGCTCTTCAGGAAAAACCGCAAGGGGAAGAAGCGGTCGCCTGA
- a CDS encoding DNA (cytosine-5-)-methyltransferase, with product MNQPTKKVLSLFSGCGGMDLGFEGGFSVHKANLNPIANFGWIEGPTDSEQVLLKKNRFETVFANDINPDAQTAWTHFFKKSFGYSPTTFRLESVVDIVKRHKAGENILPKNVDVVTGGFPCQDFSLSGKRNGLNSHKDHTGKIIGDEDIPSIETRGQLYCWMKEVIEICQPKVFVAENVKGLVNLGDVKDIIQKDFSATSNDGYLVVSPQVLAAWKFGIPQNRERVIFIGFKRSALTPEALEALSMEDIPKEFDPYPKATHTKPVKKDVPEELSETKLSDILSDLPEPDGVTDLSHRHYSKAKFMGKHCQGQGEISLNGISPTIRAEHHGNIEFRRLNAHNGGKNIKELQAGKPQRRLSLRECARIQTFPDDFEFVIPATGKTRKRWDLSPSQGYKVIGNAVPPFLAYHIARNLEEKWNLFFK from the coding sequence ATGAACCAACCGACAAAAAAGGTATTGTCTCTGTTTTCCGGATGCGGCGGAATGGACCTGGGCTTCGAAGGAGGATTTTCCGTACACAAGGCAAACCTAAATCCCATAGCCAATTTCGGTTGGATTGAAGGCCCCACCGATTCAGAACAAGTTCTCCTGAAAAAAAATCGGTTCGAAACCGTCTTCGCTAACGACATTAACCCTGACGCACAAACCGCTTGGACTCATTTTTTCAAAAAGTCATTCGGCTATTCCCCCACAACATTCAGGCTCGAAAGCGTAGTCGATATTGTAAAGCGTCATAAAGCGGGCGAAAATATCCTGCCTAAAAATGTAGACGTAGTAACGGGCGGATTCCCTTGCCAAGATTTCAGCTTATCGGGCAAAAGGAACGGGCTGAATTCCCATAAAGACCATACTGGAAAAATCATCGGAGACGAGGACATTCCCTCTATCGAAACCCGCGGACAACTGTACTGCTGGATGAAAGAGGTGATCGAGATCTGTCAGCCAAAAGTGTTTGTGGCAGAGAACGTAAAAGGGCTGGTAAACCTTGGGGATGTTAAGGACATTATACAAAAAGATTTCTCCGCCACTTCAAACGACGGTTATCTAGTCGTATCTCCACAAGTTTTGGCCGCTTGGAAATTTGGTATCCCACAGAACCGCGAACGCGTTATCTTTATCGGCTTCAAAAGGTCGGCTCTCACTCCCGAGGCTTTGGAGGCCTTGTCTATGGAAGACATTCCGAAAGAGTTCGACCCTTACCCAAAAGCCACTCACACCAAACCAGTGAAGAAAGATGTCCCCGAAGAACTTTCCGAAACCAAACTTTCCGACATCCTGAGCGATTTGCCGGAACCGGACGGTGTAACCGACCTTTCGCACCGACATTATTCCAAAGCGAAATTTATGGGCAAACACTGCCAAGGACAAGGGGAAATAAGTCTAAACGGAATAAGTCCCACCATTAGAGCCGAGCATCACGGAAATATCGAATTCCGGAGATTGAATGCTCATAATGGCGGAAAAAACATTAAAGAACTCCAGGCCGGAAAACCGCAACGCCGACTTTCCCTCCGCGAATGCGCAAGGATTCAAACCTTCCCCGACGATTTCGAATTCGTAATACCAGCAACGGGAAAAACACGCAAAAGGTGGGACCTCAGCCCATCGCAAGGGTACAAAGTAATCGGAAACGCCGTGCCACCGTTCTTGGCCTACCATATCGCCCGGAATCTGGAAGAAAAATGGAATCTCTTTTTTAAATAG